From a region of the Corallococcus coralloides DSM 2259 genome:
- the fliB gene encoding flagellin lysine-N-methylase, protein MTASAPRYMARFRCIAEACEDTCCAGLTVPISESRWSLLRQKVAGTPDEARVAALISPNPDGATGQQAGILGKRADGHCAFLDEAKLCSLQRLYGEAVLPDGCSVFPRVLTRWGTQVEMAGSLACPETARLCLLAEDALVREHVPEEHALRPQVARQVAAGDDAWTAHADTVREAMLRLLNRREAPFAARLYALGRMALDLGDFYFPGTTAFASADADRLARILREYDSPDTLASLSAQLEALELPGGPWAGICGAVLRSREAAVSSPRFLSLMNAVRASYGGVDTPPDQAWELHAARRSTLESLHGERVHQYFLHHALNHVLRHPFTEAESLLNAVFLLVLRASVVRWVLLGHPAVVALLEAPGAPVAALDAAAVEAFQIVAKHVEQAPTFLDFARGLAGEGPETFARLLILVKGL, encoded by the coding sequence ATGACGGCCTCCGCCCCCCGCTACATGGCGCGCTTCCGTTGCATCGCGGAGGCGTGCGAGGACACCTGCTGCGCGGGGCTGACGGTGCCCATCAGCGAGTCGCGCTGGAGCCTGCTGCGCCAGAAGGTGGCGGGCACACCGGACGAGGCGCGCGTCGCGGCGCTGATTTCGCCGAACCCGGACGGCGCCACGGGCCAGCAGGCGGGCATCCTGGGCAAGCGCGCGGATGGGCACTGCGCCTTCCTGGATGAAGCGAAGCTGTGCTCGCTCCAGCGCCTCTACGGCGAAGCGGTGCTGCCGGACGGCTGCTCCGTCTTCCCGCGAGTGCTCACGCGCTGGGGCACGCAGGTGGAGATGGCCGGGTCGCTCGCGTGTCCGGAGACGGCGCGCCTGTGCCTGCTGGCGGAGGACGCGCTGGTGCGCGAGCACGTGCCCGAGGAACACGCCCTGCGTCCCCAGGTCGCGCGGCAGGTGGCGGCGGGAGACGACGCGTGGACGGCCCACGCGGACACCGTGCGCGAAGCGATGCTGCGGCTCTTGAATCGCCGCGAAGCCCCGTTCGCCGCGAGGCTGTACGCGCTGGGCCGCATGGCGCTGGACCTGGGCGACTTCTACTTCCCGGGGACGACGGCGTTCGCTTCAGCGGATGCAGATCGGCTCGCGCGCATCCTGCGCGAGTACGATTCGCCGGACACCCTCGCGTCCTTGAGCGCGCAGCTCGAAGCGCTGGAGCTGCCCGGAGGCCCGTGGGCCGGCATCTGCGGCGCCGTGCTCCGTTCACGCGAAGCCGCCGTGAGCAGCCCGCGCTTCCTGTCGCTCATGAACGCCGTGCGCGCGTCCTACGGCGGCGTGGACACGCCTCCAGACCAGGCGTGGGAACTCCACGCAGCCCGGCGCTCCACCCTGGAGTCCCTGCACGGCGAGCGCGTGCACCAGTACTTCCTGCACCACGCGCTCAACCACGTCCTGCGCCACCCGTTCACCGAGGCAGAGAGCCTCCTGAACGCCGTGTTCCTGCTCGTGCTGCGCGCCTCCGTGGTGCGCTGGGTGCTGCTCGGGCATCCGGCCGTGGTGGCGCTGCTGGAGGCTCCCGGAGCGCCCGTGGCCGCGCTGGACGCCGCCGCCGTGGAGGCGTTCCAGATCGTCGCCAAGCACGTGGAGCAGGCGCCCACGTTCCTGGACTTCGCCAGGGGGCTGGCCGGCGAAGGTCCGGAGACCTTCGCGCGGCTGCTCATCCTGGTGAAGGGCCTGTAG